One stretch of Cydia fagiglandana chromosome 18, ilCydFagi1.1, whole genome shotgun sequence DNA includes these proteins:
- the LOC134673641 gene encoding protein RRP5 homolog, whose protein sequence is MPIGVKITNIKMTEEYFPRGGKKPNVTYFKQSSNFLGAAEKGQGKKKKQKKRPENDDGYLSDEAVKEVDQSYKMCASGIGYKTLKPGVNLLGRVWKVLDTKLRISMPGKTEGNVMACHISEPYNKMLEAYVNDEIEKMRDLPEIFSPGQYVAVHVLEANGTSDSVMLSMMPQHINSGRSHADLLKGDILQAAVSSVEDHGYVMDIGVANTRAFLPKAEANPEIELDTGMLIWTSVKSVTTSADNSIVSLSATPAALQKALRRKKPSNLEKCLLPGTALEFTVDKPLDNGIEGRVLDATAYVQRFHVDRSKDKKPALGQKIRGHVLYVMPTRNAPFLTTRNIFESARPDLEVETKLKEGDIVEEAQVLKIAGRSIHFKLGKKCVGTMSLKRVAVHEDLTDEQVVAQSYPIGSTHRVRVITYNLSDYIYHVTDETKLLTEKYFSHSQLSPGELVTGTIRTVADNHVTVTVGRLSGYVPQLHLSDAGVYVDPKKATTSKLTKKKYKVGQEVNARVLSVDAAKQTLMLSLKPSLVASDAALLTSYEQAEIGKAYTGVIKVVKDFVLVSFLNEVIAYVPRNQVSRTPVTHLAEAFHPGQVVTCTVLQVDAQNRKMLGSLTIAPFWPAKRSNEHREKRKNETEDGEVPNKKRKTSESEDTDTKTIKKKKEKKSKAKEVSEDSDAEDIDPKKKNKDKKDKKVKEVSEESDAIETDIHEDSDQILKPEDLALIDLSDCETAKQWKKRVVSLMKSIKCRLHRIERIDKKIIKIEEQGLSAKNKKFHTAMHQEKLVIEERIKKLMEAMKTAQEKLKEFDEEEYRDPNYKEMQKQKKEEKIKTSKPVKDDDDSSEEETIPEKKNKKDKLKEKADKPKEEAKAGKKRKQEKNKEVKEVVDKSKDIKVVESLEPALEVPSAKEFWTENDHQANKVEESSSSSEDEETEQPKKKRKKLTAAEKVAKARAEEERLRELERRAVESEAQPRSSDQFERALLANPSCSQLWIAYMAFHLQATEIDKARAVGRKALNTISFREEDEKLNVWLAMLNVENRFGTKESQQKTLEEALQMNDTFKVHSKLLDIYVDTSKHQELSSLVDLMLRKYKRNPTNYIQCGAACFKLGLVDKARHVMQKAVSVLEKKEHVTVLVQFALLERAHGERERAEALFEQVLAVYPQRLDVCAAYADMLAKDRDIQAVRQVMERMTSQKLPARKMKTLFNKWAELEDRIGDADRADQVRERAVKFMETAKF, encoded by the exons ATGCCTATAGGCGT taaaataacaaatataaaaatgacCGAAGAATACTTTCCTCGTGGTGGAAAAAAGCCTAATGTGACATATTTTAAGCAAAGCAGTAAC TTTTTAGGTGCTGCAGAAAAAGGCCAAGGTAAgaagaaaaaacaaaagaaaagacCGGAGAATGATGATGGATACTTATCTGATGAAGCGGTTAAGGAGGTGGATCAGTCATACAAAATGTGCGCATCAGGGATTGGATATAAG aCACTGAAACCAGGTGTGAATCTGCTGGGCCGAGTATGGAAAGTGCTAGATACCAAGCTGCGCATCTCAATGCCTGGCAAGACCGAGGGCAATGTGATGGCCTGCCATATCAGCGAGCCCTACAACAAGATGCTGGAGGCTTATGTTAATGACGAG ATAGAGAAAATGCGAGATCTACCGGAGATATTCAGTCCGGGGCAGTATGTGGCAGTCCATGTTTTAGAGGCTAATGGGACCAGCGATAGTGTCATGCTGTCCATGATGCCACAGCACATCAACTCGGGGCGGTCACACGCTGACCTGCTGAAAG GTGACATTCTTCAAGCAGCGGTGTCATCGGTGGAAGACCATGGTTACGTGATGGATATAGGCGTGGCCAACACTAGGGCCTTCCTACCTAAAGCTGAAGCTAACCCTGAGATTGAGCTAG ACACTGGAATGTTGATCTGGACAAGCGTGAAGTCAGTAACAACGTCAGCAGACAACAGTATAGTCTCGCTGAGCGCTACTCCGGCCGCACTACAGAAGGCGCTGCGCCGCAAGAAGCCTTCAAACCTTGAGAAGTGCTTGCTGCCTGGCACCGCCCTAGAGTTCACCGTCGACAAG CCCCTGGACAACGGGATCGAGGGTCGCGTGTTGGACGCCACGGCCTATGTGCAGCGCTTCCACGTCGACCGCAGTAAGGACAAGAAGCCGGCTCTCGgacaaaag ATTAGAGGTCACGTGTTATACGTGATGCCGACCCGCAACGCGCCGTTTCTAACAACCAGAAACATCTTTGAGAGTGCGCGACCTGATCTCGAGGTAGAGACGAAGCTCAAGGAAGGCGACATAGTTGAGGAAGCACAG GTACTAAAGATCGCAGGGCGGAGCATCCATTTCAAACTGGGCAAGAAATGCGTGGGTACCATGAGTCTGAAGCGCGTGGCCGTCCACGAGGATCTCACCGACGAACAGGTCGTCGCGCAGTCCTACCCCATTG GCAGCACACACCGCGTCCGCGTGATAACCTACAACCTATCGGACTACATCTACCACGTGACCGACGAGACCAAACTGCTCACCGAGAAATACTTCTCCCACTCACAACTGAGTCCGGGGGAGCTAGTCACTGGCACCATCCGCACTGTGGCCGATAACCATGTCACTGTTACTGTGGGCCGGCTGTCAG GTTATGTACCGCAATTGCACTTATCGGATGCAGGCGTCTACGTCGATCCTAAGAAAGCTACCACATCCAAGCTCACCAAGAAGAAGTATAAG GTGGGGCAAGAAGTAAATGCGCGTGTACTGTCCGTGGATGCAGCGAAACAAACGTTGATGCTGTCACTCAAACCATCGTTAGTGGCGTCCGATGCAGCTCTTCTGACTTCGTACGAACAAGCTGAGATTGGCAAGGCCTACACTGGAGTAATCAAG GTGGTAAAGGACTTCGTCTTAGTATCATTCCTGAACGAGGTGATAGCGTACGTGCCCCGCAACCAAGTGTCCCGGACGCCCGTCACCCACCTGGCCGAGGCCTTCCACCCGGGACAAGTCGTGACGTGTACCGTGCTGCAGGTGGACGCTCAGAACCGGAAGATGCTGGGCAGCCTGACTATAGCGCCCTTCTGGCCCGCG AAACGAAGTAACGAACACCGCGAGAAACGCAAAAATGAAACTGAAGACGGCGAAGTGCCCAACAAAAAGCGTAAAACCAGTGAATCTGAAGACACAGACACaaaaacaataaagaaaaaGAAAGAGAAGAAAAGTAAGGCAAAAGAAGTTTCAGAGGATAGTGACGCTGAAGACATAGATCCTAAGAAGAAAAACAAAGATAAAAAGGACAAAAAAGTAAAAGAAGTGTCAGAAGAAAGCGACGCCATAGAGACAGACATACATGAAGACAGTGACCAAATACTAAAACCAGAAGACCTAGCTCTTATAGACTTATCAGATTGCGAAACAGCTAAGCAATGGAAGAAACGAGTAGTATCCTTAATGAAATCTATCAAATGTAGATTACACAGAATAGAAAGGATAGacaaaaagataataaaaataGAAGAACAAGGTTTATCAGCTAAGAATAAGAAATTCCACACAGCCATGCATCAAGAGAAGTTAGTTATCGAAGAGAGAATAAAGAAGTTGATGGAAGCAATGAAAACTGCCCAAGAAAAGTTAAAAGAATTTGACGAAGAAGAGTACAGAGATCCTAATTACAAAGAGATGCAGAAACAGAAAAAGGAAGAGAAAATAAAAACTTCAAAACCAGttaaagatgatgatgattcatctGAAGAAGAGACAATTcctgaaaagaaaaataaaaaggaTAAACTAAAAGAGAAAGCTGATAAACCTAAAGAAGAAGCAAAAGCAGGCAAGAAAAGGAAACAAGAGAAGAATAAAGAAGTGAAAGAAGTAGTAGATAAGAGTAAAGATATTAAAGTAGTGGAAAGCTTAGAGCCCGCGCTTGAAGTGCCCAGCGCTAAGGAGTTCTGGACGGAGAACGATCATCAGGCCAACAAGGTGGAAGAGTCTTCAAGCAGCAGTGAAGATGAG GAAACCGAGCAACCCAAAAAGAAGCGAAAGAAGCTCACAGCAGCCGAGAAGGTAGCAAAGGCCCGCGCCGAAGAAGAGAGACTTCGCGAGCTGGAGCGGCGCGCCGTCGAGAGCGAAGCGCAGCCTCGGAGCTCCGACCAGTTCGAGCGGGCGCTGCTGGCCAACCCGAGCTGCAGCCAGCTGTGGATCGCGTACATGGCCTTCCATCTGCAG GCGACGGAGATCGACAAAGCACGTGCAGTGGGCCGGAAGGCGCTGAATACCATCTCTTTCAGGGAGGAGGATGAAAAGCTGAACGTATGGCTCGCCATGCTTAACGTCGAAAACCGGTTCGGCACgaag GAGTCCCAACAAAAAACGCTAGAAGAGGCCCTCCAAATGAACGACACCTTCAAAGTGCACTCCAAACTCCTCGACATCTACGTCGACACCTCCAAGCACCAGGAACTGTCCTCCCTCGTCGATCTCATGCTGCGGAAATACAAAAGGAATCCTACCAACTATATCCAGTGTGGCGCGGCCTGCTTCAAGTTGGGATTGGTGGATAAGGCTAGGCATGTGATGCAGAAGGCAGTTAGCGTGCTGGAGAAGAAAGAAC ACGTAACCGTGCTAGTGCAGTTCGCCCTCCTAGAGCGAGCGCACGGCGAGCGCGAGCGAGCGGAGGCGCTGTTCGAGCAAGTGCTCGCCGTGTACCCGCAGCGCCTCGACGTGTGCGCCGCGTACGCCGACATGCTCGCTAAAGACCGCGACATTCAGGCCGTCAG
- the LOC134673463 gene encoding mitochondrial GTPase 1 has translation MATKFNPAAYNFRKKCPFVSKDLLRWFPGHMNKGLKQMQRKLKSVDCVIEVHDARIPFTGRNPIFTNTLTGAKPHILVLNKKDLTVSSLIPKIKEQLKAEEGVQNIVFTNSKDQSCRGLKTLRPLMVDLIKDSNRYNRSEESDYNVMIIGVPNVGKSSLINMLRSRNMGIGHALPVGAVAGVTRSVLMKIRINNNPNIFMLDTPGILEPSVTDVEMGLKLALCGNLQDHLVGEEAIADYLLYWLNKHGCFSYVDYMGLVEPCDDINKVLISGAVKFNRIRRTRDFDGTMRDVPDFIEVARTMIKAFRTGELGRTLLDIELLKDCKRKEDLMA, from the exons ATGGCGACAAAATTCAACCCCGCAGCGTACAATTTTCGCAAAAAATGCCCTTTCGTGAGCAAGGATCTGCTACGCTGGTTCCCGGGGCACATGAACAAGGGCTTGAAACAAATGCAAAGGAAGTTAAAGTCAGTCGATTGTGTGATCGAAGTTCACGACGCAAGGATACCCTTTACAGGCAGAAATCCCATATTTACGAACACATTAACAGGTGCAAAGCCTCACATACTAGTTCTAAATAAGAAAGACTTGACTGTAAGTTCTTTAATACCTAAGATAAAGGAGCAGTTAAAGGCAGAGGAGGGAGTGCAGAATATAGTGTTTACTAATAGTAAGGATCAGAGTTGTCGCGGCTTGAAGACCTTAAGGCCGCTGATGGTTGACCTTATTAAAGATTCGAATAG GTACAACAGAAGCGAAGAGTCCGACTACAACGTAATGATCATAGGGGTCCCAAATGTGGGTAAATCATCCTTAATCAACATGCTGCGCTCGAGGAACATGGGCATCGGGCATGCGTTGCCAGTTGGAGCGGTGGCCGGCGTCACCCGCAGTGTCCTGATGAAGATCAGGATCAACAATAATCCTAATATATTCATGTTGGACACGCCTG GCATCTTAGAACCCTCAGTGACAGACGTCGAGATGGGTTTAAAGCTGGCTCTGTGTGGAAATCTCCAAGATCACCTTGTAGGCGAGGAAGCTATTGCCGACTACTTACTCTACTGGCTCAACAAGCACGGCTGCTTCAGCTATGTGGACTATATGGGGCTGGTGGAGCCCTGCGACGACATTAACAAG GTCCTAATCTCAGGTGCAGTGAAGTTCAACCGAATCCGCCGGACGCGCGACTTCGACGGCACGATGCGTGACGTGCCGGATTTCATCGAAGTCGCTCGGACTATGATCAAGGCCTTCCGCACCGGCGAGCTCGGCAGGACGCTGCTGGACATCGAGCTGCTGAAGGACTGTAAGAGGAAAGAGGACCTTATGGCGTAG
- the LOC134673433 gene encoding flavin reductase (NADPH), which yields MVKKIVIFGSTGMTGLCAVEAAVKKGLEVRAFVRTPSKLPANLKDKVEIFQGNVLEPDSVNDAVEDMDAVVIALGTNNQLEPTSDLSEGTKNIIEAMRAKGVKILSVCLSAFLFYEPDKVPPRFVDLNEDHKRMYQAVKESGLNYVAVFPPHIADEPSREVIVEVNPEKSPGRAISKYDLGAFLVNSLSEPKYYKSVIGITNAPKA from the exons ATGGTGAAGAAAATTGTAATATTCGGCTCCACGGGGATGACGGGACTCTGTGCGGTGGAAGCTGCTGTAAAAAAGG GCTTAGAAGTACGCGCATTCGTCCGCACGCCATCCAAACTCCCTGCTAATCTGAAGGACAAAGTAGAAATCTTCCAAGGCAATGTTCTTGAGCCGGACTCCGTCAATGACGCTGTTGAAGACATGGACGCAGTAGTCATAGCCCTGGGGACCAACAACCAACTGGAACCTACCTCCGACCTGTCAGAAGGCACTAAGAACATTATTGAAGCTATGCGGGCGAAGGGTGTGAAGATcttgtcagtctgtctgtccgcGTTCTTGTTTTATGAGCCTGACAAGGTGCCCCCGAGATTTGTGGATCTGAATGAGGACCACAAGAGGATGTACCAGGCGGTTAAGGAAAGTGGTTTGAACTATGTTGCTGTGTTCCCTCCACATATTGCTG ATGAGCCAAGCAGGGAAGTCATTGTGGAAGTGAACCCGGAGAAGTCTCCAGGCAGGGCCATCTCCAAGTACGACCTGGGAGCGTTCCTGGTGAACTCCCTTAGTGAACCTAAGTACTACAAGTCTGTTATTGGCATTACCAATGCGCCCAAAGCTTAG